One window from the genome of Balaenoptera musculus isolate JJ_BM4_2016_0621 chromosome 3, mBalMus1.pri.v3, whole genome shotgun sequence encodes:
- the MGAT1 gene encoding alpha-1,3-mannosyl-glycoprotein 2-beta-N-acetylglucosaminyltransferase encodes MLKKQSAGLVLWGAILFVAWNALLLLFFWTRPAPGRLPSDSALDDDPASLTREVIRLAQDAEVELERQRGLLQQIREHHARWSQRWRAPTAAPPVLPRVPVTSPPAVIPILVIACDRSTVRRCLDKLLHYRPSAERFPVIVSQDCGHEETAQVIASYGSAITHIRQPDLSNIAVPPDHRKFQGYYKIARHYRWALGQVFHKFKFPAAVVVEDDLEVAPDFFEYFQATYPLLRADPSLWCVSAWNDNGKEQMVDSSKPELLYRTDFFPGLGWLLLAELWAELEPRWPKAFWDDWMRRPEQRQGRACVRPEISRTMTFGRKGVSHGQFFDQHLKFIKLNQHFVPFTQLDLSYLRQEAYDRDFLARVYGAPLLQVEKVRTSERSELGEVRVQYTSRDSFKAFAKALGVMDDLKSGVPRAGYQGIVSFLFRGRRVHLAPPQTWAGYDPSWN; translated from the coding sequence ATGCTGAAGAAGCAGTCTGCAGGGCTTGTGCTGTGGGGCGCCATCCTCTTTGTGGCCTGGAACGCCCTGTTGCTTCTCTTCTTTTGGACGCGCCCTGCGCCTGGCAGGCTGCCCTCAGACAGTGCTCTCGATGACGACCCCGCCAGCCTCACCCGTGAGGTGATCCGCCTGGCCCAGGACGCCGAGGTCGAGTTGGAGAGGCAGCGGGGGCTGTTGCAGCAGATCAGGGAGCATCATGCTAGGTGGAGCCAGCGGTGGAGGGCGCCCACCGCGGCCCCGCCTGTCCTGCCGCGAGTGCCTGTGACCTCTCCGCCGGCTGTGATCCCCATCCTGGTCATCGCCTGTGACCGCAGCACTGTCCGGCGCTGCCTGGACAAGCTGCTGCATTATCGGCCTTCGGCTGAGCGCTTCCCCGTCATCGTCAGCCAGGACTGCGGGCATGAGGAGACAGCCCAGGTCATCGCCTCCTACGGCAGCGCCATCACGCACATCCGGCAGCCTGACCTGAGCAACATCGCAGTGCCACCCGACCACCGGAAGTTCCAGGGCTACTACAAGATTGCTCGGCACTACCGCTGGGCGCTGGGCCAGGTCTTTCACAAGTTCAAGTTCCCAGCGGCGGTGGTGGTGGAGGATGATCTGGAGGTGGCTCCAGACTTCTTCGAGTACTTCCAGGCCACGTACCCGCTGCTGAGGGCCGACCCCTCCCTCTGGTGTGTGTCCGCCTGGAACGACAACGGCAAGGAGCAGATGGTGGACTCAAGCAAGCCTGAGCTGCTCTACCGCACAGACTTTTTCCCTGGCCTGGGCTGGCTGCTGTTGGCCGAGCTCTGGGCTGAGCTGGAGCCCAGGTGGCCCAAGGCCTTCTGGGACGACTGGATGCGCCGGCCGGAGCAGCGGCAGGGCCGGGCCTGTGTGCGGCCTGAAATCTCCAGAACGATGACCTTTGGCCGCAAAGGTGTGAGCCATGGGCAGTTCTTTGACCAGCACCTCAAGTTTATCAAGCTGAACCAGCACTTCGTGCCCTTCACCCAGCTGGACCTGTCCTACCTGCGACAGGAGGCCTATGACAGGGATTTCCTTGCGCGTGTCTACGGTGCTCCCCTGCTGCAGGTGGAGAAAGTGAGGACCAGTGAGCGGAGTGAGCTGGGGGAGGTGCGGGTGCAGTACACGAGCAGGGACAGCTTCAAGGCCTTCGCCAAGGCCCTGGGAGTCATGGATGACCTCAAGTCCGGTGTCCCCAGGGCCGGCTACCAGGGCATCGTCAGCTTCCTGTTCCGGGGCCGCCGTGTCCAcctggccccaccccagacctgggCTGGCTACGACCCTAGCTGGAATTAG